The genomic region TGGAAGGCGTCCTGCAGCCACTGGTCACGGGCATTGTGTGTCTGGGGCACAGTGAGGGGTGGCGGGTCCGGGGGCAGGCTGGCATCAGGAGGTTCATCATCATCAGATAGGCCAGCATCAGGTGGATAGGAGCTGTCTGAATGCAGGGAGGATGACAGGTCCTGGCACAGGCTCAAGTCTTGGCACAGGTGCTTATAGTCTTGGATTGACTCGTACAAGCCCCACAGCTGGCACAGCAGGGACATGTCCAGCTGCCGCAGCCCCACCTGCAAAAGACTGAGGGTGGGCTGGGGTTGGGGTCCAGGCCACCCTCTGCCCTAGCCAATCTTCCTGCACCTCTCTAAGCACAAAGTTTGTGGACATCAGATGCCACCTGCAAGCTATGAATCTTTAGGCAAGTCACTGaccctcatctgtaacatggggataaCGTTTATCTAGCAGGATGGAATGAAGTAACACGAGTAAAGCTCTTAAAAATACATGGTAACTAGTGCCATAAACAGTAACTATAATTATTGTTACCATATCCCCTCTGACCCAAGTAGCTTCTGTAGATCTTGAGACGCAAGCTATGCGTTCCCCGTTCCGTGCCTCtgcccgccgccccgccccggaCCCTCACGCTCAGTGGCAGACCCCCGCCCAGTAGGTCCGGGGCCCAGCTACTCACCATCTCCTTGCGCAGCGCTGCTAGTGCTGAGTCGAGATTGACAGGACGACGCGGACCGGGGGGACCGGCGGCGGGTCCCGCGCTGGTGGCGCCCGAAGCGTAGCGGGGCCCATCTGGGACGCGGGCGGCGCGGCTCAGCTCGTCGTGGATGCGGCTGCGCTGGCTGTAGACGCGCTCCAGCTCCCGCCACGAGCCCCCGCTTGCGTTGAGGAGACCGCTGAGGCCGCGCGGCAGCGGAGGGAGCCCGGCTAGGGCGCAGCCAGCGCCACCCGGCGCCTCGGCCGAGGGCAGCCCATTCATGGCCCGGCCGGCGCGGACCCCGCTGCGGCCTGCTTCCCTTCAACGCTGCGCCCGGGCCGCCGCCCGCAGGCCCCGCACCGCGCGGCCCAGCCGGCCGAGCCCAGCCGCCGCCCGCAGGCCGCGCTTTGTTCCTTCCCCGACTCCTCCGActccgcccctgccccacccccttcgCACGGGCGGGGCCTCCCTTAAAAGGGCTATGGTGGTGGGACCACATCTCGAAAAGCTGAGAAAACGGAATGGGGCATCCACTGAACGGGAGCcagaaaaggggtgggggtgacCAAAAGCGGCGCACGCGGTCCCTTCGTGGTTCTTTTTTGCTCCCCGCACAACAATGTGTTTAATCATTCTGCCCAATTATAACTCCCAAGGGAAAGGATCCAAAACGAGGGGGCTGGGGCGGTCGGGAGACTTGGGTAAGTCCAT from Panthera uncia isolate 11264 chromosome D1, Puncia_PCG_1.0, whole genome shotgun sequence harbors:
- the FAM89B gene encoding leucine repeat adapter protein 25, coding for MNGLPSAEAPGGAGCALAGLPPLPRGLSGLLNASGGSWRELERVYSQRSRIHDELSRAARVPDGPRYASGATSAGPAAGPPGPRRPVNLDSALAALRKEMVGLRQLDMSLLCQLWGLYESIQDYKHLCQDLSLCQDLSSSLHSDSSYPPDAGLSDDDEPPDASLPPDPPPLTVPQTHNARDQWLQDAFHISL